From one Streptococcus pneumoniae genomic stretch:
- a CDS encoding IS982 family transposase, whose amino-acid sequence MSHLQYTAKSHHLQWNLKQLSKICHQLYRDYCPKSFKHRHNVSLSKVSDQSLLVLLLLQAELGIKSQRHFYRLCYLFPCGHLLERSRFNRRARQLIWLVQVIRQAMNTQISPGSIVIIDSFPLPLCQPIRNYRTRIFNDLADIGYNASKHLWFYGFKVHMLVTLSGYILNYVVTPASVHDIRAVDDLLENCRQPYILADLGYLSKELKDHLTQKGYHLWTPLRQNMAGAKQHNHWKLMAMRRTIETRFSELCGLFDIEHTLTRSLAGLQLRLEQIILAYNLRYFEIN is encoded by the coding sequence ATGAGCCACTTACAGTATACCGCTAAATCTCATCACTTACAATGGAATTTGAAGCAATTATCAAAAATTTGCCATCAACTGTATAGGGATTATTGTCCTAAATCTTTCAAACATCGTCATAATGTCAGTCTATCTAAGGTTTCAGATCAATCTCTATTAGTCTTACTTCTCTTGCAAGCTGAACTAGGGATTAAGTCACAACGTCATTTCTACCGTCTCTGTTACTTATTTCCTTGTGGTCATCTTCTTGAACGAAGCCGTTTTAATAGACGAGCAAGACAGTTGATTTGGTTAGTTCAAGTCATTAGACAAGCAATGAATACTCAAATCTCACCTGGTTCCATTGTTATTATAGATAGCTTTCCCTTGCCACTTTGCCAACCTATCCGTAACTATAGAACACGTATTTTTAACGACTTAGCAGATATTGGCTACAATGCTTCCAAACATCTGTGGTTCTATGGATTCAAAGTACACATGCTGGTAACTTTATCAGGCTATATTCTGAATTATGTTGTGACACCTGCATCAGTCCATGATATTAGGGCAGTTGATGACTTACTAGAAAATTGCCGACAACCTTATATTTTGGCAGATTTAGGCTATCTTAGTAAGGAACTTAAAGATCATTTGACCCAAAAAGGCTATCATCTATGGACTCCCTTACGCCAAAATATGGCAGGAGCTAAACAACATAATCATTGGAAATTGATGGCTATGAGACGAACCATTGAGACTCGCTTCTCAGAGCTTTGCGGTCTTTTTGATATAGAACACACACTGACTAGAAGTTTAGCAGGTCTGCAGTTAAGGCTGGAGCAAATTATACTGGCTTACAATCTGAGATACTTCGAGATTAACTAG
- the mmuM gene encoding homocysteine S-methyltransferase: MGKLKTALEARDYLILDGALGTELESRGYDVTGKLWSAKYLLKNPQVIKDLHDTYLKAGADILTTSSYQATVPGLVEVGLSEQEALATIASTVELARESRENFWRGLSKEEQENRLYPLISGDVGPYAAYLADGSEYTGDYHLTVEEYKNFHRPRIQQLVEAGSDFLGIETIPNMGETKALLDLLATEFPDVESYISFVATDDSHLADGTPIEEVGSLCQACPQVVAVGINCSAPELFPSLLEKLATTTNKPLIAYPNSGEVYDGVTQTWHQAPDHSRTLAENAKIWQNLGAKILGGCCRTRPRDIAYLAKELKK, encoded by the coding sequence ATGGGAAAATTGAAAACTGCCCTTGAGGCGCGTGATTATCTGATTTTAGATGGAGCTTTAGGTACGGAGTTGGAAAGTCGGGGCTATGATGTGACAGGCAAGCTTTGGTCTGCCAAGTATTTGCTAAAGAATCCGCAGGTCATTAAGGATTTGCACGATACTTATCTGAAAGCAGGAGCGGATATTCTGACGACCTCGAGCTATCAAGCAACGGTACCTGGGTTAGTAGAAGTGGGACTTAGTGAACAAGAAGCACTAGCTACTATTGCATCTACGGTAGAATTGGCACGAGAAAGCCGGGAGAATTTTTGGAGAGGATTAAGTAAGGAGGAACAAGAGAATCGTCTTTATCCCTTGATTAGTGGCGATGTTGGACCTTACGCAGCTTATTTGGCAGACGGCTCAGAATATACAGGGGATTATCATCTAACAGTTGAAGAATACAAGAATTTTCACCGCCCGAGAATTCAACAATTGGTGGAAGCTGGGAGTGATTTCTTGGGGATTGAAACCATTCCGAATATGGGTGAAACCAAGGCCTTGTTGGATTTGTTGGCGACAGAGTTTCCAGACGTGGAAAGTTATATTTCCTTTGTGGCAACAGATGACAGTCATTTGGCAGACGGGACACCGATTGAAGAAGTAGGAAGTTTGTGCCAAGCGTGCCCACAAGTTGTAGCTGTGGGGATTAATTGTAGTGCCCCAGAGCTTTTTCCTAGCTTATTAGAGAAGCTAGCAACTACAACGAACAAACCGTTGATTGCCTATCCAAACTCGGGTGAGGTTTATGATGGAGTGACTCAAACCTGGCACCAAGCACCAGATCACTCACGAACACTTGCAGAAAATGCCAAAATTTGGCAGAATTTAGGTGCTAAAATCCTTGGCGGTTGCTGCCGAACCAGACCACGAGATATTGCGTATCTTGCAAAGGAATTGAAAAAATAA
- a CDS encoding PaaI family thioesterase: MEDKSLHEIRVFENFEMVSSEKGHVVVTTEVVEKSLNYYGFAHGGYLFTLCDQISGLVAISTGADAVTLQSSINYLKSGKLGDTLVIDGRCVHDGRTTKVVDVTVTNQNQEEIVKATFTMFVTGEHQA; the protein is encoded by the coding sequence ATGGAAGATAAATCCCTACATGAAATTCGCGTCTTTGAAAATTTTGAAATGGTCTCATCTGAAAAAGGCCATGTAGTAGTGACGACCGAAGTGGTAGAAAAGTCCTTGAATTACTACGGCTTTGCCCACGGTGGTTACCTCTTTACCCTCTGTGACCAAATCAGTGGTTTAGTTGCGATTTCGACAGGGGCTGACGCCGTGACCCTTCAGTCCAGTATCAATTATCTCAAGTCAGGTAAGCTGGGGGATACCCTTGTCATTGATGGAAGATGTGTCCATGACGGCAGGACTACCAAGGTGGTTGATGTGACGGTGACCAACCAAAATCAGGAAGAAATTGTCAAAGCGACCTTCACCATGTTTGTCACAGGCGAGCACCAAGCATGA
- a CDS encoding GNAT family N-acetyltransferase — protein sequence MIRQAKESDIPAILDLLEQVLQVHHAVRPDLFQDSGRKFNEQDLQEMLEDEVRPIFVYEDENGQVLGHLFCQLKRVESPVLVPIKTLFIDDLCVSEAARGQKIGQQLYQFAERFARKENCYNVTLSVWNDNASALRFYEHLGLKPQDTIMEKIL from the coding sequence ATGATTCGACAAGCAAAAGAAAGTGATATTCCAGCGATTTTGGATTTGCTGGAGCAAGTTTTACAGGTTCATCATGCGGTGCGACCAGATTTATTTCAAGATTCTGGGCGTAAGTTTAATGAGCAGGATTTACAAGAGATGTTAGAAGATGAAGTGCGTCCGATTTTTGTCTATGAAGATGAAAATGGTCAGGTTTTAGGGCATTTATTTTGCCAATTAAAAAGAGTGGAATCGCCTGTTTTAGTGCCGATTAAAACACTTTTCATTGATGACTTATGTGTGTCTGAAGCTGCGCGTGGACAAAAAATTGGGCAACAACTTTATCAATTTGCAGAAAGATTTGCACGCAAGGAAAATTGCTACAATGTAACCCTAAGTGTTTGGAATGATAATGCTAGCGCCCTTCGTTTTTATGAGCATCTCGGTTTAAAGCCCCAAGACACGATTATGGAGAAGATTTTGTAA
- a CDS encoding amino acid permease → MENHHFEEEGQFQRKMTSRHLFMLSLGGVIGTGLFLSSGYTIAQAGPLGAVISYLIGAVVVYLVMLSLGELAVAMPVTGSFHTYATKFISPGTGFTVAWLYWICWAVALGSEFLGAGLLMGRWFPDVPTWVFSTIFAVIIFGINALSVRSFAEAESFFSSIKVIAIIIFILLGFGAMFGLVSFEGKHEAIFFRHLFSNGAFPKGISALLSVMLAVNYAFSGTELIGIAAGETDNPKEAVPQAIKTTIGRLVVFFVLTIVVLASLLPMEEAGVSTAPFVDVFDKMGVPFAADIMNFVILTAILSAGNSGLYASSRMLWSLANEGMLSKKVVKINEHGVPMRALLLSMLGAVLSLFSSIYAADTVYLALVSIAGFAVVVVWLSIPLAQINFRKVWLKEHTVEELSYRTPWTPVLPWVTIVLLVISIIGIAWDESQRPGLYFGIPFILVCYGYHYLRFKKW, encoded by the coding sequence ATGGAAAATCATCATTTTGAAGAAGAAGGTCAATTTCAGCGGAAAATGACCAGTCGGCACCTGTTTATGCTTTCTTTGGGTGGCGTGATTGGGACGGGACTCTTTTTGAGTTCGGGTTATACGATTGCGCAGGCAGGTCCTTTGGGGGCAGTTATTTCTTATTTGATAGGGGCAGTGGTCGTCTATCTAGTCATGCTGTCTCTGGGAGAGCTGGCAGTAGCCATGCCAGTGACGGGTTCTTTTCATACTTACGCAACCAAGTTTATCAGCCCTGGAACAGGTTTTACCGTGGCTTGGCTCTATTGGATTTGCTGGGCTGTGGCCTTGGGGTCGGAGTTTTTAGGGGCTGGATTGTTAATGGGGCGATGGTTTCCAGATGTGCCGACTTGGGTCTTTTCGACGATTTTTGCGGTGATTATTTTTGGAATCAATGCCTTGAGTGTGCGTTCCTTTGCTGAGGCTGAGTCCTTTTTCTCAAGTATCAAGGTGATTGCCATTATTATTTTTATTCTGCTTGGATTTGGTGCAATGTTTGGCTTGGTTTCTTTTGAAGGGAAGCACGAGGCGATTTTCTTTCGACATTTATTTAGTAATGGTGCTTTTCCAAAGGGCATATCAGCCCTCCTTTCAGTGATGCTCGCGGTCAATTATGCCTTTTCAGGGACAGAATTGATTGGGATTGCAGCAGGAGAGACGGACAATCCCAAGGAAGCCGTACCGCAAGCTATTAAAACAACGATTGGGCGTTTGGTCGTCTTTTTCGTCTTGACCATTGTCGTCTTGGCTTCACTTCTTCCTATGGAGGAAGCGGGAGTATCGACTGCGCCTTTTGTCGATGTTTTTGATAAAATGGGTGTGCCTTTTGCAGCAGACATCATGAATTTTGTCATCTTAACGGCCATATTATCTGCTGGAAATTCAGGTCTCTATGCCTCTAGTCGAATGCTTTGGTCCTTGGCAAATGAAGGCATGCTATCTAAAAAAGTGGTTAAAATTAACGAACATGGTGTACCAATGCGGGCTTTGCTTTTGTCTATGTTAGGAGCAGTTTTGTCGCTATTTTCAAGCATTTATGCAGCAGATACGGTCTATCTCGCTCTTGTTTCTATCGCAGGTTTTGCTGTGGTAGTTGTCTGGCTCTCCATTCCTCTTGCCCAAATCAATTTCCGTAAAGTATGGCTTAAAGAGCATACGGTAGAGGAGCTATCCTACCGTACCCCTTGGACGCCTGTCCTACCTTGGGTGACGATTGTCTTGCTTGTCATTTCCATTATTGGAATTGCTTGGGATGAATCTCAGCGACCGGGTCTCTACTTTGGAATTCCCTTTATTTTAGTTTGCTACGGCTATCACTATCTTCGCTTTAAAAAATGGTAG
- a CDS encoding YjjG family noncanonical pyrimidine nucleotidase has translation MYYKFLLFDLDHTLLDFAAGEEVALTQLLEAMGVEDKAAFKDYYKPMNQTMWKDLEQGKISKLDLINTRFARAFAHFGREVDGSEMALLYQEHISQQGQAFDGAVELLQQLVNLGYELYGATNGVTYIQENRLAHSPIQHFFKEIFVSEQMETQKPEALFYEKIAEQIPGFTKERALMIGDSLTADVKGGNNAGIDTVWYNPSLLENHTDALPTYEIENYQDLLDLLQKKEF, from the coding sequence TTGTATTACAAATTTCTATTATTCGACCTTGACCATACTTTGCTGGATTTTGCGGCGGGAGAAGAAGTGGCTCTGACACAGCTTTTGGAGGCCATGGGGGTTGAGGACAAGGCAGCCTTTAAGGACTATTACAAGCCCATGAATCAGACCATGTGGAAGGACTTGGAGCAGGGGAAAATCAGTAAGCTTGACCTCATCAATACGCGTTTTGCGCGTGCTTTTGCCCATTTTGGTCGCGAGGTGGACGGGAGTGAAATGGCGCTGCTTTACCAAGAGCACATCAGCCAGCAGGGGCAGGCATTTGATGGGGCTGTTGAGCTCTTGCAGCAATTAGTGAATCTAGGCTATGAGCTCTACGGTGCGACCAATGGTGTCACCTACATCCAGGAAAATCGGCTTGCGCATTCCCCTATTCAGCACTTTTTCAAGGAAATTTTCGTCTCTGAGCAAATGGAAACTCAAAAGCCCGAAGCTCTCTTTTATGAAAAAATAGCAGAGCAGATTCCAGGCTTTACCAAGGAAAGAGCGTTGATGATTGGGGACAGTTTGACGGCGGATGTAAAAGGGGGCAACAATGCAGGAATTGATACCGTCTGGTACAATCCATCTTTACTTGAAAATCACACCGATGCCCTGCCAACTTATGAAATAGAGAATTACCAAGACTTGCTCGATTTATTGCAGAAAAAAGAATTCTAG
- a CDS encoding TetR/AcrR family transcriptional regulator, whose product MIIETKKRIQAAFIKLYQEGYARMSITKLCQQVPIARTTFYDYYEHLDQVLEEIENELIASILALGVVRREVDEPFSDLFDAVLDYMKEHESAFTALMIAEPDSRFLAKWKTALKVHLDMEFPQGKKDDNRELRLEMVASAILGGYQYFLEQKCVVNHIELRASMVQAVSLLDDFL is encoded by the coding sequence ATGATTATAGAGACGAAAAAGCGGATTCAGGCTGCCTTTATCAAGCTCTATCAAGAAGGCTACGCCCGCATGAGCATTACTAAGCTCTGTCAGCAAGTACCGATTGCACGGACAACTTTCTATGATTATTACGAGCATTTGGACCAAGTCTTAGAGGAGATTGAAAACGAGTTAATAGCTAGTATTTTAGCGTTAGGAGTAGTAAGACGAGAAGTTGATGAACCTTTTTCTGACCTATTTGATGCGGTTTTAGATTATATGAAAGAGCATGAAAGTGCCTTTACTGCTTTGATGATTGCAGAGCCAGATAGTCGCTTTCTTGCTAAATGGAAAACGGCCTTGAAAGTCCATTTAGATATGGAATTTCCACAAGGAAAGAAAGATGATAACAGGGAGCTTCGACTAGAAATGGTAGCTAGTGCGATTTTGGGTGGCTATCAGTATTTTTTAGAACAAAAATGTGTTGTCAATCATATAGAGTTACGTGCGAGTATGGTACAAGCGGTATCATTGCTTGATGATTTTCTCTAA
- a CDS encoding N-acyl homoserine lactonase family protein, whose product MSTITIHVMHTGQVSVAPDLPFGGSETNILKASGLFTKKEDRLWLPVSTYLIEHPKGLVLVDTGWHREMSPNGVFDKAAQVKSLGSSLLYRINQGVLPHGQAVDEQLARMGIKPSDLDYVLLTHLDCDHANGLSQVADAKKILASKTELEFTKKGLMNHIRYQEKWWKDVPVTFFNWNGSEGPVGKSYDVFGDGSLVCVNILGHAEGMFAVKVRNAEGKFVLLYADGGYASKSWQEMILPGVVDDKTALIHSLEWIREQSLDPNCLISLANHDINIEPQMITL is encoded by the coding sequence ATGTCAACAATAACTATCCATGTCATGCACACAGGTCAAGTCAGTGTCGCTCCAGATCTACCATTTGGAGGTAGTGAGACCAATATTCTTAAGGCTTCTGGTCTATTTACAAAAAAAGAAGATCGCTTATGGTTGCCCGTATCAACTTATTTGATTGAACATCCAAAGGGATTGGTCTTGGTAGATACAGGCTGGCACCGAGAGATGAGTCCAAATGGTGTATTTGATAAGGCAGCACAGGTGAAATCTTTAGGCTCCTCACTATTGTATCGTATTAACCAAGGAGTTCTTCCTCATGGACAAGCAGTAGATGAGCAGTTAGCTAGAATGGGAATTAAACCATCTGATTTAGACTATGTGTTGTTGACTCATTTGGATTGTGACCATGCTAATGGCTTATCCCAAGTAGCCGATGCCAAGAAGATTCTCGCGTCAAAGACGGAGCTAGAGTTCACGAAAAAAGGACTAATGAACCATATTCGCTACCAAGAGAAATGGTGGAAAGATGTGCCAGTGACTTTCTTTAATTGGAATGGAAGTGAAGGTCCTGTCGGTAAATCCTATGATGTATTTGGAGACGGAAGTTTGGTTTGTGTCAACATTCTAGGACATGCAGAAGGCATGTTTGCCGTAAAGGTTAGGAATGCAGAAGGAAAATTCGTCCTCTTATATGCAGACGGAGGTTATGCTAGCAAGTCTTGGCAGGAGATGATTTTGCCAGGGGTCGTTGATGATAAGACAGCTTTGATTCACTCTCTCGAGTGGATCCGTGAGCAAAGTCTTGACCCAAACTGCCTAATCTCCCTTGCCAATCACGATATAAATATTGAGCCACAGATGATTACCCTATAA
- a CDS encoding WYL domain-containing transcriptional regulator: protein MSDQERILQLFLKLQSGAALSKKQVAAEFGVSEKTIQRDFSFLSEFLQTQALVAAELVYNPKDHTRYLKGHSRFNKKDILIISKILLENRALNTAENKELLQRLLDMLPREEKSEISVIIGSEWLNYAPLTDQQDRIDKVWELSEMIRTEQMLEITYRAPNRTEDKLHTIFPLSLYYDSHYFYMVAFHLKHENYVTFKLDRIKTWQVSTAKKPSLSYGKKFRDGDVRNQRVDAFLGDPMKIEILFSYDPAIVLDQFPTAKLLSMENGKAKLSFTSQDTPGLKRWLLSWGSALRVLSPHRLVEDIKESLDEMKKCYQKD, encoded by the coding sequence ATGAGTGATCAGGAACGGATTTTACAGCTATTTTTGAAATTACAGTCAGGCGCTGCTTTGTCAAAAAAGCAAGTGGCAGCGGAATTTGGCGTTAGTGAAAAGACGATTCAGCGGGATTTTTCCTTTCTCAGTGAGTTTTTACAAACCCAAGCTCTCGTAGCCGCAGAGCTAGTCTATAATCCCAAGGATCACACACGATATTTAAAAGGGCACTCTCGCTTTAATAAAAAAGATATTTTAATCATTTCAAAGATTTTACTTGAAAATCGAGCCTTGAATACAGCTGAAAATAAGGAATTATTACAGCGATTGCTCGATATGCTTCCGCGAGAGGAGAAGTCGGAAATTTCTGTGATTATCGGCAGTGAGTGGCTGAACTATGCACCCTTGACAGATCAACAAGACAGGATTGATAAGGTCTGGGAATTGTCAGAAATGATTCGCACGGAGCAAATGCTTGAGATTACCTACCGAGCACCTAATCGCACGGAGGATAAGTTGCATACGATTTTTCCACTCTCACTCTACTATGATTCTCACTATTTTTATATGGTAGCCTTTCACCTCAAGCACGAAAATTATGTGACCTTTAAGCTGGATCGGATCAAGACTTGGCAGGTGTCAACTGCTAAAAAGCCTTCCCTGTCTTATGGTAAGAAGTTTCGAGATGGAGACGTACGCAATCAGCGTGTGGACGCCTTTTTGGGAGATCCCATGAAGATTGAAATCCTGTTCTCCTATGATCCTGCGATTGTTTTAGACCAATTTCCGACAGCAAAGCTTCTTTCGATGGAAAATGGCAAAGCCAAGCTCTCCTTTACCAGTCAAGATACACCAGGCTTGAAGCGCTGGTTATTGAGCTGGGGATCGGCTTTGAGGGTTCTTTCACCTCATCGTTTGGTGGAAGACATTAAAGAATCCTTAGATGAGATGAAAAAATGTTACCAAAAAGACTAG
- a CDS encoding YkgJ family cysteine cluster protein, with product MPQAQIDIEHYKQLAQQKQGEHRKFLATLKKKAPKDLDKIVQQVHQEVFEEIDCTACANCCKTLGPLFTEADITRIAKHFRMKLPVFEDLYLKVDEDGDKVFQAMPCPFLGEDNLCSIYDVRPKACREFPHTDRKKIYQINHLTIKNTLTCPAAYLFVEKLKERLG from the coding sequence ATGCCCCAAGCACAGATTGACATTGAACACTACAAACAACTAGCCCAGCAAAAGCAGGGAGAACACCGAAAATTTTTAGCAACACTTAAGAAAAAAGCTCCGAAGGACTTGGACAAGATTGTTCAGCAGGTGCATCAAGAAGTCTTTGAAGAGATTGACTGTACCGCCTGCGCTAATTGCTGCAAGACTCTGGGACCTCTATTTACCGAGGCAGATATTACCCGCATCGCCAAGCATTTTCGGATGAAATTGCCTGTTTTTGAAGACCTCTATCTCAAGGTCGATGAGGACGGCGATAAGGTCTTTCAAGCCATGCCCTGTCCCTTTCTAGGAGAGGATAATCTTTGCAGTATTTACGATGTCCGCCCCAAAGCCTGTCGTGAATTTCCCCACACCGACCGCAAGAAGATTTACCAAATCAACCACCTAACCATCAAAAATACCCTCACCTGCCCTGCCGCCTATCTCTTTGTCGAAAAGTTGAAGGAGCGGTTGGGATGA
- a CDS encoding alpha/beta hydrolase — protein sequence MEERFIRTKIGEVYTTFRQGNPTILFLSGMGFFSTADNFRLVIEKLPEEIGILTIDLPNTGKSKVRNQANDSIKDVMTSLSQLIKDYSIENYGICAHSISGILALKLFENDSSCRFFVGIEPTTREILYGNLSKNPYPEFQALEEQLSASEKTFEDYLRELSELYFSPQDAHQLWQTYHEAQDKLALADQAPIQAFISIEEKEISTQMPSDIAVILFCQEFRVAEYERSEYVHPDSDVTIVAGGDFHYLHWSESEKIANYIKNYMEKSHDSTSKRK from the coding sequence ATGGAAGAGCGATTTATAAGAACAAAGATTGGAGAAGTCTATACAACTTTTCGACAAGGAAATCCAACAATTCTTTTTTTGAGCGGTATGGGCTTTTTTTCGACAGCGGACAATTTTCGGCTAGTCATAGAGAAATTACCAGAAGAGATAGGAATTCTCACGATTGATTTACCGAATACTGGAAAAAGTAAGGTGCGAAATCAAGCAAATGACTCGATAAAAGATGTGATGACTAGCCTCTCTCAACTCATAAAAGACTATTCGATTGAAAATTATGGGATTTGTGCCCATAGTATCAGTGGAATTTTGGCCTTAAAATTATTTGAAAACGATTCTTCTTGTCGATTTTTTGTGGGGATTGAGCCAACAACAAGAGAGATTTTATATGGGAACTTATCCAAAAATCCTTATCCAGAATTTCAAGCTTTAGAGGAGCAGTTGAGTGCTTCTGAAAAAACGTTTGAAGATTATTTAAGGGAGCTTTCAGAGCTCTACTTCTCGCCACAGGATGCTCACCAACTCTGGCAAACCTATCATGAGGCACAGGACAAGCTTGCTTTAGCAGATCAAGCTCCTATTCAAGCCTTTATTTCTATTGAAGAGAAAGAGATTTCTACACAAATGCCATCAGATATTGCAGTTATTCTTTTTTGTCAAGAATTTCGTGTGGCTGAGTATGAGCGTTCTGAGTATGTTCATCCTGATTCAGACGTGACCATTGTAGCTGGTGGGGATTTTCATTATCTTCATTGGTCAGAAAGTGAAAAAATAGCAAACTACATCAAGAACTATATGGAGAAAAGTCATGATTCGACAAGCAAAAGAAAGTGA